GATAGAAACAGATGCTTCAAAAAATCCTTATTCGTTTTTTACAAGATGTTGGTTTCAATTTGTTGATGAAAAACTTTTTTCTATAACTTTGAATTTGAATGAAGAAAAATTAGATCACGCTTCTGTTTTTTCTTCTTTGGTAAAAAAATACGGAAATCCTACTTCCATAAATCCAAAAAAAAGCGTTTGGGAAAACGATTCGGTTTGCTTGAGTTTAGAGCGGCCTTTAACTTTAAAATATTTGGATAATAAGTCTTTTAAGAAAATGCAAGACGCGTCGTCTGTTCAAAAAACTTATGAAGAAAAAGCGATAGATGATTTTCTTGAAAGCCTTTGATTTTGCGGGTTCTTAGATTCAACGGATTTTGCAGAAAGAGGGCGATGCATTTTTTGAAAAGACGACACTTTTGCATACGCCCACTCATTTTTTAAATTCGATGCATTCTTTAGACTTTGCGAAACCTACTGTTTTTACGGAAGTATTAAAAAATCGCCTTCTTTTATATTGTTTTTAGCAAACCACCCCTGCGGAACTTCTAATGCATAGCGCACGCTTACTGTGCTTGTTACGCTTGCAAGTGAATATGGTGTCATGTCGAAGATGTCGCGGATTTTTCCATTTTTGTCGATATAGGCGATAGAAAGCGGATGTGGAGTATTTTTCATCCAAAAGCTTAAAATCTGGTCGCGTTCAAATATAAAAAGCATTCCCGTTCCATCTGGAATTTTTATCCTTTCCATAAAACCGTGATTCCGCTCTTCTTGTGTTATAGCAAGCTCAACCTTTATTTTTAATTCTCGCTTGTCTTGAGTCTGTATTTTTAGTGTCGCAGTTTGCAACTTTTGTGCGCAGGCTGTAAAAATAGAAAAGAATAGGATGAGAAAAGGAATTAAGAGCGATTTTTTATACATCAAGTTTTGCCAATTCGCTAGCTGCAATGCGGTCTTCTGGATCAAATTCCAACACGGTCTGGAAATACGCCGCTGCAAGCGCTGTGTTTCCTTCTTTTAAAGCTAAATATCCAAGATTTGAAATTATTTTTGTATTTTCGTTTTCCAAAGCAAGCGCTTTTTCTAAGGAAGACTTTGCTTTTTTTAAGTCATCTTCTTCCATGTAGCAGATTGCAAGTTCGTTGTAGGTGTCGGCTTTTTGTCCGCCTTCTAAACTTAAGGCTTTTTCAAAAGCGAGAATTGCATCGGCATATCGTTTTTTTTGCCGTAATCCCCAGCCAAGCATAAACCAGGCGTTCCAGACTTCTGGATTTTTTTCTAAAAATTTGTGAATTTGTTCAAGTCCTTTTTCAACTTCGCCTTTGTTTATACAGTCGTAGGCAAGTTTATAACTTTCATCTTCTAAATTTTGATTGCTTATTTCGTCCAAAAGTTCCTGTGCACGATTTTTCTTATAAATTCCGTTTTCGCCCATGGCTTCATCATCTGTATCGCAGGTTAAGGCAAGATATGTTTCCAGGCAACTTTTTGCTTCTTTAAATAAACGCTTTTTTAGATAGTAAAACGCTGCGTTAAAAAAAGCATCTGGGATTGCAGGTTCGTTTTCCATTGCCTGCTTGTAATAAAAAATTGCATCGGCATCGTAGGCGTCGGCATCTTCTGTGAGTCCCGAATTTCTATATGAATCTGCTCTCTGGTCAAAAAAGACCGCGGTGTTTAAAACTGTTGCAATATCTTCTGGATCAAAACCGCGCAAAGAAGCAAAAATTTCTTCTGCAAGTTCATAATCCTGATTTTTAGTTTTTAGAATCGCCGCCTCTGTGAGTTCTTTTTTTAAATTCGGCCTTACCTTTGCTAAAATCGAACGATAGTAGAGTATGTTTTTGTTTTCGCTGTCGTATGCCATTACAGCAAGAAGCCCTGCAAGAATTTGCTCTTCTTTTAATTGAGAGATGTCAAAATTGCTCGAAGAATCACCGTCTTTTTTTTGCACAGGAAGCGGAATTGTTGGGTCAAGGTGTAAGGACTCTTTTGAAAAATTAAAATTCTCTGGCAGGGATAAAAAATAAACCGACTCTAACGGATTTACGGGTTTCATAAATTTTCCTTAATTTTTAAATCTGTGACGCAGCGATTCTTGCCTGTTCTGCTCTTTGCATAGCAATCTGGTCGCTTGCAGAAAGTTGCGTTTTTCTAACTGTTGTTAAAAAGTTATTTACGTGCAACTTGTATGAAAGCGGAACCTTTTTTTCAGAAAAACTCATGCTGCAGGCTACTATGTCTTTTCTTCCTGCAATAAGTTCTGCTGCAACTATAACGCCTTCTAAAGTTATAACTTCGGACGGTTCATCAAATTCAAGCCGTAATTGTGCAGGTTTATTTGTTAAAAACTGCGAAAGTCCAAGCAAAATTATCTTTGCGCCAGAAAATGATAAATCTCGCACTATGCAGTGGCGCGGCACATTTTGAACGACAACAATCGCTTCTTCTTTTGTTAACCCCAATTTTCTTTTTGAATCGTCATTTATCAGAATTCGCTCTTCTCTTCGGCGAATTGCATTTGAATTTGCTTCCAAAAGCCTGCCCACAGCTTCGATTAAATCATCTGGTGGACGCTGCAAAAAAGTCAAAGTGATTACAGCCAATTCGCTTGAATTCATATAGGGAACTATATTTGTTACAGAACCTGCTACAAAAAAACTCATCAACTGGTTATCTGTTTCAAAAAAACAAAAGCGAAGGTTTATTCCGGAAGTTTCTCTGTTGGAAAGTGCCTTATATGCTCCACCGTTTGTGCCTACTATGATTTTTGCATGGATAAAAGATGTAGAATTTATTATACAAGGCCATTGCCCTTGATTGCACTTTATGTAAATTTGACGAGGATCTAGGGACATTGAGCGGATTATGTCTTTTGTAAACGTTATCTCTGTATCGCGGTACTGATCGTAGTATCTTTGAATCTGCTGGCTTGTTGCAATACCCATAGTTAGAAATATACTTGATTAAGTTAGTAGGGTCAATTAAAACTGTGTTTTATACTCTGTTCTGTAAAGAAGTGAACGTATGCCGCATTTTTGCGTATTGAGCCATAAGACAGAATATTTTTACCATCTATGTAAAGCGAAGTTGAACCACCACCGTCAAATTCCAACGCATCTGTTGCGCCTAATTCCAAAAATATGTCTGCACATTCAGGATAGGAAAGCCCTAAACTCTTTTTGTGATTTTCGCCTTCGACTGCAAGAATATAAAGAATCTTTCCGTCTGCACTTAATCCGCCAGCGCTCCTCGAATCTCTGGTTTCGTAAAAATATCTTTTTTTGCCATCTTTTAAAATTGTAAAAAATCCCCCAAATGCGTAATCAAAATCTAAAAATTCATCTTCTTTTTGATTTTCGACTATTCTCCCAGAAAAACCGCCATCATCTTCTTTTTTAAATGCAAGTGCACTGTATTGAAAAGCCTCATCTGCAAATTTTTCGTCTTCAATTTTATGGATTCCAATTATTTTTTTTGGAGAAAAACCTACTGTGTAAGGATTTGTGTTTACAAAAATTCCTGTGGAAAAAAGTTTTGAAAGTTTTTTTGCAGAAATCGCTCGTTTTTTTGTAGTTTGATTTGGATACCCGGAAATTTTTAGTTCTTTTGAAGATAAATCTATTTTTACCAAATGATAAATCAATGGAATTTCTTTTCCGCGAAAGACAAAATGCTCTGCCCATCTGTCTATGGCTTGCCATTCAATATTTTGCGGAATGTACGATTCTTTTTGATATGGAGAAAATCTTCTATCTAAATGGAATAAGCTTGCACAACTCCAAAATAAAAATACAAAGGAAGCTATAAGAAATTTGAAAGCAATTTGCTTATTTTTTTTTGAAAAATGTTTTTTTATCATAACGCTTCTCCCATTAAAATGGATGAAAGAAGTTTGCAAAGCAAACTTTGTGAGTAAAGAAACGACAGCATTATTTGCATTTCTTTATGCTGACTAATGCACAAATCTCTGCGGTGGAGTTACAACCCAAATCGCTTTTAAAGGAATTGAGCCTGCGTTTATTAGCGTATGTGGCGAACTTGCAGAAAAAGATACGCTATCGCCTGCTTCTAACTCGTAAGTCAAATTCTCATATTGCAAAATGCATTTTCCTTCTAATATATAACCGATTTCTCTTCCTAAATGTCCGTATGAACCTCTATGAGTTTGCTCTTTTACAGGAATTGTTATTTCGTAAGATTCCAGCGAATAATTTTGGTTGTCTGTCTTTGGTGGCGAAACGATTTCTTCATATATTATT
This sequence is a window from Treponema pectinovorum. Protein-coding genes within it:
- a CDS encoding DUF192 domain-containing protein, which produces MYKKSLLIPFLILFFSIFTACAQKLQTATLKIQTQDKRELKIKVELAITQEERNHGFMERIKIPDGTGMLFIFERDQILSFWMKNTPHPLSIAYIDKNGKIRDIFDMTPYSLASVTSTVSVRYALEVPQGWFAKNNIKEGDFLILP
- a CDS encoding tetratricopeptide repeat protein; protein product: MKPVNPLESVYFLSLPENFNFSKESLHLDPTIPLPVQKKDGDSSSNFDISQLKEEQILAGLLAVMAYDSENKNILYYRSILAKVRPNLKKELTEAAILKTKNQDYELAEEIFASLRGFDPEDIATVLNTAVFFDQRADSYRNSGLTEDADAYDADAIFYYKQAMENEPAIPDAFFNAAFYYLKKRLFKEAKSCLETYLALTCDTDDEAMGENGIYKKNRAQELLDEISNQNLEDESYKLAYDCINKGEVEKGLEQIHKFLEKNPEVWNAWFMLGWGLRQKKRYADAILAFEKALSLEGGQKADTYNELAICYMEEDDLKKAKSSLEKALALENENTKIISNLGYLALKEGNTALAAAYFQTVLEFDPEDRIAASELAKLDV
- a CDS encoding PilZ domain-containing protein, producing the protein MGIATSQQIQRYYDQYRDTEITFTKDIIRSMSLDPRQIYIKCNQGQWPCIINSTSFIHAKIIVGTNGGAYKALSNRETSGINLRFCFFETDNQLMSFFVAGSVTNIVPYMNSSELAVITLTFLQRPPDDLIEAVGRLLEANSNAIRRREERILINDDSKRKLGLTKEEAIVVVQNVPRHCIVRDLSFSGAKIILLGLSQFLTNKPAQLRLEFDEPSEVITLEGVIVAAELIAGRKDIVACSMSFSEKKVPLSYKLHVNNFLTTVRKTQLSASDQIAMQRAEQARIAASQI
- a CDS encoding phosphodiester glycosidase family protein, which translates into the protein MIKKHFSKKNKQIAFKFLIASFVFLFWSCASLFHLDRRFSPYQKESYIPQNIEWQAIDRWAEHFVFRGKEIPLIYHLVKIDLSSKELKISGYPNQTTKKRAISAKKLSKLFSTGIFVNTNPYTVGFSPKKIIGIHKIEDEKFADEAFQYSALAFKKEDDGGFSGRIVENQKEDEFLDFDYAFGGFFTILKDGKKRYFYETRDSRSAGGLSADGKILYILAVEGENHKKSLGLSYPECADIFLELGATDALEFDGGGSTSLYIDGKNILSYGSIRKNAAYVHFFTEQSIKHSFN